The sequence below is a genomic window from Lelliottia sp. JS-SCA-14.
CGTTCGACGCATAATCTGAGTGGTTAACGGCCTGCGGGAAGCCCCGCAGGCCGGATAAACGAAGTGCTATTTGGCAATCGCCTCCTGTTCCTCGCTTTTTCCCCCTTTCAGTCAAATAAATTAGCCGCTAAGTATCTGGCTGGTTTATCATCAATAGTGAATATCTCTGCGGTCTGACCGCGTTTTTCCCTTTTCCTGAGGTTGATGTGCAGTTAACGAGTTTCACCGATTACGGCTTACGTGCGCTGATTTACATGGCGTCGTTGCCACAAGGACAGATGACCAGTATCTCTGAGGTGACAGAGGTCTACGGCGTGTCCCGTAATCATATGGTCAAAATAATCAATCAACTTAGCCGTGCGGGATACGTAACTGCCGTCCGCGGGAAAAACGGGGGGATTCGTCTCGGTAAACCCGCACAGAGTATTCGTGTTGGGGATGTGGTACGTGAACTGGAGCCGCTGACTCTGGTGAATTGCAGCAGCGAGTTCTGCCACATCACTCCCGCTTGCCGCCTGAAAAAGGCGCTTTCTAAGGCTGTGCAAAGTTTTCTCAAGGAACTGGATAACTACACGCTGGCCGATTTGGTTGAAGAGAATCAACCGCTTTATAAATTATTGCTGGTGGAATGAAGAAAATTTCCACCGGAGCTGACAACGGAGGAACCGACATGTCACATGATCCTTTCCAGGAACGCGAAGCCGAAAAGTACGCGAATCCTATCCCAAGCCGCGAGTTCATCATCGAACACTTAACAAAACGCGAAAAACCCGCTAACCGTGAAGAACTTGCCGTTGAATTAAACATTGAAGGCGAAGAGCAAATTGAAGCCCTTCGTCGCCGCCTGCGCGCCATGGAGCGCGACGGCCAGTTGGTCTTTACCCGCCGTCAGTGCTATGCCCTGCCGGAACGTCTCGACCTGCTGAAAGGCATCGTCATCGGCCATCGCGATGGCTTTGGCTTCCTGCGCGTTGAAGGCCGCAAGGACGACCTGTACCTCTCATCTGAACAGATGAAGATGTGCATCCACGGCGATCAGATCCTGGCGCAGCCGCTAGGCGCTGACCGCAAGGGCCGCCGTGAGGCACGCGTGGTGCGTGTCCTGGTGCCTAAAACCAGCCAGATCGTCGGGCGTTACTTCACCGACGCTGGCGTGGGTTTTGTGGTGCCGGACGACAGCCGTCTGAGCTTCGACATCCTGATCCCGCCGGAAGAGGTGATGGGCGCGCGCATGGGCTTCGTGGTGGTGGTTGAACTCACCCAGCGTCCAACACGCCGTACCAAAGCGATCGGTAAGATCGTGGAAGTGCTGGGCGATAACATGGGCACCAGCATGGCCGTGGATATGGCGCTGCGTACTCATGAGATCCCTTACGTCTGGCCTGATGCCGTTGAAAACCAGGTCAAAGATCTGAAAGAACAGGTGCCGGAAGAGGCCAAAATCGGCCGCGTGGATCTGCGCGATCTGCCGCTGGTGACCATTGATGGCGAAGACGCACGCGACTTTGATGACGCCGTCTTCTGCGAGAAAAAACGCGGCGGCGGCTGGCGCCTGTGGGTGGCGATTGCCGACGTGAGCTATTACGTGCGCCCTAACACCCCGCTGGACAATGAAGCGCGCAGCCGTGGCACGTCCGTCTACTTCCCGTCGCAGGTGGTCCCAATGCTGCCGGAAGTGCTCTCCAACGGTTTGTGCTCCCTGAACCCGCAGGTTGATCGTCTGTGCATGGTCTGCGAAATGACCATCTCCACCAAAGGGCGTTTAACCGGCTACAAATTCTATGAAGCGGTGATGAGCTCGCACGCGCGCCTGACCTACACCAAAGTCTGGCACATGCTGCAGGGCGACCAGGAGCTGCGCGAGCAATACGCGCCGCTGGTCAAACATATCGAAGAGCTGCACAACCTCTACAAAGTGCTGGATCAGGCGCGCGAAGAGCGCGGCGGGATCTCCTTTGAGAGCGAAGAGGCGAAGTTCATCTTCAACGCCGAACGTCGCATCGAGCGTATCGAGCAGACGCAGCGTAACGATGCCCACAAGCTGATCGAAGAGTGCATGATTCTGGCGAACATCTCGGCGGCGCGTTTCGTTGAGAAAGCTAAAGAGCCTGCGCTGTTCCGTATTCACGATAAACCGACCACCGAAGCGATCACCGCGTTCCGTTCGGTGCTGGCGGAGCTGGGTCTGGAACTGCCGGGCGGCAGCAAACCAGAGCCGCGCGACTACGCCGAGCTGCTGGAGTCCATCGGCGATCGTCCTGACGCAGAGATGCTGCAAACCATGCTGCTGCGTTCGATGAAACAGGCGATTTACGATCCGGAAAACCGCGGTCACTTCGGCCTGGCGCTGCAGTCTTACGCGCACTTTACCTCGCCGATTCGTCGTTACCCGGATCTGTCGTTGCACCGCGCCATTAAGTATCTGCTGGCGCAGGAGCAGGGGCACAAAGGCAACACCACCGAAACCGGCGGCTACCACTACTCCATGGAAGAGATGCTCCAGCTGGGTCAGCACTGTTCGATGGCGGAACGCCGCGCCGACGAAGCGACGCGCGATGTGGCGGACTGGCTGAAGTGTGACTTCATGCTGGATCAGGTAGGCAACGTCTTTAGAGGCGTCATCGCCAGCGTCACCGGCTTTGGCTTCTTCGTGCGTCTCGACGAGCTGTTCATCGACGGTCTGGTCCACGTCTCCTCTCTGGACAACGACTACTATCGCTACGATCAGGTCGGTCAGCGTCTGACCGGTGAATCCGGCGGCCAGACTTACCGTCTGGGCGATCGCGTGGAAGTTAAAGTTGAAGCCGTGAACATGGACGAGCGTAAGATTGATTTCAGCCTGATCTCCAGCGAACGTGCGCCGCGTAACGTTGGGAAAACCGAGCGTGAGAAGGCCAGAAAAGGGCCGAACGGCAAAACCAGCGGTAAGCGCCGTCAGACCGGTAAAAAGGTGAACTTCGAGCCGGATGCCGCTTTCCGTGGTGATAAAGCCAAAGCTGCGCCGAAACCGCCGAAAGCGAAGAAAGAGAAAGGCGCGAAAAAGCCGTCGGCCAAGACTCAGAAAATAGCAGCCGCGACCAAAGCGAAGCGTGCGGCGAAGAAAAAAGTGGCGGAGTGATTTCCCCCTCACCCTGACCCTCTCCCCATAGGGGAGAGGGAAAAAGCAATTAACGAGAACCATCAATGAGTGAAATGATTTACGGCATCCATGCGGTGCAGGCCCTGCTGGAGCGCGCCCCGGAGCGTTTTCAGGAAGTTTATATTCTGAAAGGGCGTGAGGATAAACGTCTGCTGCCGCTGATCCATGCTCTGGAAGCCCAGGGCGTGGTGATTCAGCTGGCGAGCCGCCAGTTCCTCGATGAGAAAAGCGAGGGAGCCGTTCACCAGGGCATTATCGCCCGTGCGAAACCGGGTCGTCAGTACCAGGAAAACGATCTGCCGGATCTGATTGCCCAGCTGGATAACCCGTTCTTCCTGATCCTCGACGGCGTGACCGATCCGCACAACCTCGGCGCATGCCTGCGTAGCGCTGATGCGGCGGGCGTCCATGCGGTGATTGTGCCGCGCGATCGTTCTGCACAGCTGAACGCCACGGCCAAGAAAGTGGCCTGCGGCGCGGCGGAAAACGTACCGCTGATCCGCGTGACCAACCTGGCGCGCACCATGCGTCAGCTGCAGGAAGAGAACATCTGGATCGTTGGCACCGCTGGCGAAGCCGACCATACCCTGTATCAGAGCAAAATGACTGGCCGTATGGCGCTGGTGATGGGGGCTGAAGGGGAAGGGATGCGCCGTCTGACGCGCGAGCATTGCGACGAGCTGATCAGCATTCCGATGGCGGGCAGCGTTTCGTCTCTGAACGTGTCTGTGGCAACAGGTATTTGCCTGTTCGAAGCGGTGCGTCAGCGCGGGTGATGGTGTTTTTGCCGGGTGGCGGCTGCGCCTTACCCGGCCTACAAAAGCGCGACCATGCCGTATGTTGCCGGGTGACGGCTTCGCCTTACCCGGCCTACAAATGCACGATCCTGTAGGCCCGGTAAGCGTAGCGCCACCGGGCGCAAAGGCTACTCCTCCAGCGACCGAAGATGGTCGTCTTTCTTGAGCGTCATCAGCGCGACAATACTCACCACCGCCGTCGCCATCACGTAATACGCCGGAATATCCAGATTCCCCGTCTGCTTAATCAATCCGGTAATAATCAAACCCGCACAGCCCGAGAAGATCGCGTTCGACAGCGAATAGGCCAGCCCCAGCCCGGTATAACGCACGCGCGTCGGGAACATCTCCGACAGCATCGCCGGACCCGGCCCCGCCAGCATTCCGACCAGACCGCCCGCAATCAGCACCACCATCGCTTTC
It includes:
- the nsrR gene encoding nitric oxide-sensing transcriptional repressor NsrR codes for the protein MQLTSFTDYGLRALIYMASLPQGQMTSISEVTEVYGVSRNHMVKIINQLSRAGYVTAVRGKNGGIRLGKPAQSIRVGDVVRELEPLTLVNCSSEFCHITPACRLKKALSKAVQSFLKELDNYTLADLVEENQPLYKLLLVE
- the rnr gene encoding ribonuclease R, yielding MSHDPFQEREAEKYANPIPSREFIIEHLTKREKPANREELAVELNIEGEEQIEALRRRLRAMERDGQLVFTRRQCYALPERLDLLKGIVIGHRDGFGFLRVEGRKDDLYLSSEQMKMCIHGDQILAQPLGADRKGRREARVVRVLVPKTSQIVGRYFTDAGVGFVVPDDSRLSFDILIPPEEVMGARMGFVVVVELTQRPTRRTKAIGKIVEVLGDNMGTSMAVDMALRTHEIPYVWPDAVENQVKDLKEQVPEEAKIGRVDLRDLPLVTIDGEDARDFDDAVFCEKKRGGGWRLWVAIADVSYYVRPNTPLDNEARSRGTSVYFPSQVVPMLPEVLSNGLCSLNPQVDRLCMVCEMTISTKGRLTGYKFYEAVMSSHARLTYTKVWHMLQGDQELREQYAPLVKHIEELHNLYKVLDQAREERGGISFESEEAKFIFNAERRIERIEQTQRNDAHKLIEECMILANISAARFVEKAKEPALFRIHDKPTTEAITAFRSVLAELGLELPGGSKPEPRDYAELLESIGDRPDAEMLQTMLLRSMKQAIYDPENRGHFGLALQSYAHFTSPIRRYPDLSLHRAIKYLLAQEQGHKGNTTETGGYHYSMEEMLQLGQHCSMAERRADEATRDVADWLKCDFMLDQVGNVFRGVIASVTGFGFFVRLDELFIDGLVHVSSLDNDYYRYDQVGQRLTGESGGQTYRLGDRVEVKVEAVNMDERKIDFSLISSERAPRNVGKTEREKARKGPNGKTSGKRRQTGKKVNFEPDAAFRGDKAKAAPKPPKAKKEKGAKKPSAKTQKIAAATKAKRAAKKKVAE
- the rlmB gene encoding 23S rRNA (guanosine(2251)-2'-O)-methyltransferase RlmB — translated: MSEMIYGIHAVQALLERAPERFQEVYILKGREDKRLLPLIHALEAQGVVIQLASRQFLDEKSEGAVHQGIIARAKPGRQYQENDLPDLIAQLDNPFFLILDGVTDPHNLGACLRSADAAGVHAVIVPRDRSAQLNATAKKVACGAAENVPLIRVTNLARTMRQLQEENIWIVGTAGEADHTLYQSKMTGRMALVMGAEGEGMRRLTREHCDELISIPMAGSVSSLNVSVATGICLFEAVRQRG